A region of Streptomyces cinnamoneus DNA encodes the following proteins:
- a CDS encoding SSI family serine proteinase inhibitor: MSVRTQAAAVAAATALLALPPAPAAADDQNDGRLFLTVSGSQNTWIRGIRLICPAADGHHPHAADACKALALAHGRLEELPEASRTCAPSRDPVTATADGDWHGAPVAWRRTFPNTCALEAATGPVFRF; this comes from the coding sequence ATGTCCGTACGCACGCAAGCGGCCGCGGTGGCGGCCGCCACCGCCCTCCTCGCCCTGCCCCCGGCCCCGGCGGCCGCCGACGACCAGAACGACGGGCGGCTCTTCCTCACCGTCTCCGGCTCCCAGAACACCTGGATCCGCGGCATCCGGCTGATCTGCCCCGCCGCGGACGGCCACCACCCGCACGCCGCCGACGCCTGCAAGGCCCTCGCCCTGGCGCACGGCCGGCTGGAGGAACTGCCCGAGGCGAGCCGCACGTGCGCCCCGAGCCGCGACCCCGTCACCGCCACCGCCGACGGGGACTGGCACGGGGCTCCCGTCGCCTGGCGGCGCACCTTCCCCAACACCTGCGCCCTGGAGGCGGCCACGGGCCCCGTCTTCCGGTTCTGA
- a CDS encoding C40 family peptidase, translated as MGAHKRPSRLSRARAVSASVSALTLAAVGATVVAPGGADDAEAATVSTAALQIAASKAGAPYQWGATGPYRFDCSGLTQYSFKRAGKELPRTAQQQYNRTRQIPGFSREQGDLVFFHGRGGVYHVGIYAGGNKIWHAPKTGSVVRLERIWTRSVSYGRVNG; from the coding sequence ATGGGCGCTCACAAACGTCCCTCACGGCTGTCCAGGGCCAGGGCCGTCTCCGCATCGGTGTCCGCTCTGACTCTCGCGGCCGTCGGTGCCACGGTGGTGGCACCCGGCGGCGCGGACGACGCCGAGGCGGCCACGGTCTCCACCGCGGCCCTCCAGATCGCGGCCTCCAAAGCGGGCGCTCCCTATCAGTGGGGAGCGACGGGCCCGTACCGCTTCGACTGCTCCGGGCTGACGCAGTACTCCTTCAAGCGGGCCGGCAAGGAGCTGCCCCGCACCGCGCAGCAGCAGTACAACCGCACCCGGCAGATCCCCGGGTTCTCCAGGGAACAGGGCGACCTGGTGTTCTTCCACGGCCGGGGCGGCGTCTACCACGTCGGCATCTACGCCGGCGGCAACAAGATCTGGCACGCCCCCAAGACCGGCTCGGTCGTCCGCCTCGAGCGCATCTGGACCAGAAGCGTCTCGTACGGCCGCGTGAACGGCTGA
- a CDS encoding urease subunit gamma: MQLSPHEQERLLIHVAADVADRRRARGLRLNHPEAVALISAHILEGARDGRTVAELMSSGRKVLTRDEVMTGIPEMIHDVQVEATFPDGTKLVTIHDPIA; this comes from the coding sequence ATGCAACTATCCCCGCACGAGCAGGAGCGGCTGCTCATCCATGTGGCCGCCGATGTCGCCGACCGGCGCCGCGCCCGGGGGCTGCGCCTCAACCACCCCGAGGCGGTGGCGTTGATCAGCGCGCACATCCTCGAAGGCGCCCGCGACGGCCGCACCGTGGCCGAGCTGATGTCGTCCGGGCGCAAGGTCCTCACCCGCGACGAGGTCATGACGGGCATCCCCGAGATGATCCACGACGTCCAGGTCGAGGCCACCTTCCCGGACGGGACCAAGCTCGTCACCATCCACGACCCCATAGCCTGA
- a CDS encoding urease accessory protein UreF, protein MVTTTGLAAAPPLPEGSAPAPGPAAEAPVAGDGHALAALLVLADGRFPAGGHAHSGGAEAAVKAGRITDGASLAAFCGGRLHTTGLTAAALAAAAAAGLDPLGLDAAADARTPSSALRTASRRLGRQLTRAARATWPSAALDALAAARPRGAHQPVVLGLVARAAGLSPLAAAYAAAYESVSGPATAVVRLLSLDPFEASAVLARLAPDLDEVARTAAEAARRALDEGPHVLPAASAPLLDITAEQHAAWPVRLFAT, encoded by the coding sequence ATGGTGACGACGACCGGCCTCGCCGCGGCCCCACCGCTCCCCGAAGGCTCCGCCCCGGCCCCCGGTCCGGCGGCCGAGGCCCCCGTGGCGGGCGACGGTCACGCCCTGGCGGCCCTCCTCGTCCTCGCCGACGGGCGCTTCCCGGCCGGCGGCCACGCCCACTCCGGCGGGGCCGAGGCGGCCGTCAAGGCGGGCCGGATCACGGACGGCGCGTCCCTGGCGGCCTTCTGCGGGGGACGGCTGCACACCACCGGGCTGACGGCGGCCGCCCTGGCCGCCGCGGCCGCTGCGGGACTCGACCCGCTCGGCCTCGACGCGGCCGCCGACGCCCGCACCCCGTCGTCCGCCCTGCGCACCGCGTCCCGACGGCTCGGCCGCCAGCTGACGCGCGCCGCCCGGGCGACCTGGCCGTCAGCCGCACTCGACGCCCTGGCCGCCGCCCGGCCGCGCGGCGCCCACCAGCCCGTCGTCCTCGGGCTGGTCGCCCGGGCCGCGGGGCTCAGCCCGCTCGCCGCCGCGTACGCCGCCGCGTACGAGTCGGTGAGCGGGCCGGCGACGGCGGTGGTGCGGTTGCTGAGCCTCGATCCGTTCGAGGCGAGTGCGGTGCTGGCGCGGCTGGCGCCCGATCTCGACGAGGTCGCGCGGACGGCGGCCGAGGCGGCGCGGCGGGCGCTGGACGAGGGCCCGCACGTCCTCCCCGCGGCCTCCGCCCCGTTGCTCGACATCACGGCGGAGCAGCACGCCGCCTGGCCGGTGCGGCTGTTCGCCACGTAG
- a CDS encoding urease subunit beta, which yields MIPGEILCAPEPVRLNEGLHRTRLTVLNRADRPVQVGSHYHFAEANPGLDFDRPAAHGKRLDVAAGTAVRFEPGIPVEVDLVPIGGKRVVEGLRGACAGPLDV from the coding sequence ATGATCCCCGGAGAGATCCTGTGCGCGCCGGAGCCGGTCCGGCTCAACGAGGGCCTGCACCGCACCCGGCTGACCGTCCTCAACCGGGCCGACCGCCCCGTGCAGGTCGGCTCCCACTACCACTTCGCCGAGGCCAACCCCGGCCTGGACTTCGACCGGCCGGCCGCCCACGGCAAGCGCCTGGACGTCGCCGCCGGCACGGCCGTGCGCTTCGAGCCGGGCATCCCGGTCGAGGTGGACCTGGTGCCCATCGGCGGCAAGCGCGTGGTCGAGGGCCTGCGGGGCGCCTGTGCGGGGCCGCTCGATGTCTGA
- a CDS encoding alpha/beta hydrolase: MRAKAIAGAAGTVVTGALVAGFLAAPSAGAAQAVPGGAAEAKGVKIAAERAAKAGVNWQDCPADWGLDKPIQCGWVTVPVDYAKPNGRTIKIAVDRARSTGTASERQGSLVYNPGGPGGSGLSFPKRVTTNNPLYANIAKAYDFVGFDPRGVGHSAPISCVDPQEFVKAPKADPVPSSEADKRAQRKLAKEYADGCAERSGDMLPYMTTPNTARDVDVVRAALGDKKLNYLGVSYGTYLGAVYGTLFPTHVRRMIVDSVVNPDRENIWYQANLEQDVAFEGRFKDWEEWVAKNDASFHIGDTRAKVHAEWEKLRATAKKQPVGGLVGPAELINYFQGAAYYDRSWVPVAETWKKYRAGDEKALVQAAGPDLTDRAGNISSENGNAVYTAVECADAKWPTSWRQWDRDNTRVHRQAPFMTWANAWMNLPCATWKGPQYNPVEVTTHKGLPQTLIVQSERDAATPYAGAVELHERFRGSQLITEKDAGSHGVTGLVNPCVNQRVDAYLLTGKLQGGSDVTCAPHATPEAPKAGTK, encoded by the coding sequence GTGAGAGCAAAAGCGATAGCCGGAGCAGCCGGCACCGTGGTGACCGGCGCCCTCGTCGCCGGCTTCCTCGCCGCCCCGTCGGCCGGTGCCGCGCAGGCGGTGCCCGGTGGCGCGGCCGAGGCCAAGGGCGTGAAGATCGCCGCCGAGCGGGCCGCCAAGGCGGGCGTCAACTGGCAGGACTGCCCTGCCGACTGGGGCCTGGACAAGCCGATCCAGTGCGGCTGGGTCACCGTCCCCGTCGACTACGCCAAGCCCAACGGCCGCACCATCAAGATCGCCGTCGACCGGGCCCGTTCCACCGGCACCGCGAGTGAGCGCCAGGGCTCCCTCGTCTACAACCCCGGCGGTCCCGGCGGCTCCGGCCTGTCCTTCCCCAAGCGGGTCACGACCAACAACCCGCTGTACGCCAACATCGCGAAGGCGTACGACTTCGTCGGCTTCGACCCGCGCGGCGTGGGCCACTCCGCCCCGATCTCCTGCGTCGACCCCCAGGAGTTCGTCAAGGCCCCCAAGGCCGACCCGGTGCCGTCGAGCGAGGCCGACAAGCGCGCCCAGCGCAAGCTCGCCAAGGAGTACGCGGACGGCTGCGCGGAGCGCAGCGGCGACATGCTGCCGTACATGACGACGCCGAACACCGCCCGTGACGTGGACGTCGTCCGCGCCGCCCTGGGCGACAAGAAGCTCAACTACCTCGGCGTCTCCTACGGCACCTACCTCGGCGCCGTCTACGGCACGCTCTTCCCGACGCACGTCCGGCGCATGATCGTCGACAGCGTCGTCAACCCGGACCGGGAGAACATCTGGTACCAGGCCAACCTCGAGCAGGACGTCGCCTTCGAGGGCCGCTTCAAGGACTGGGAGGAGTGGGTCGCCAAGAACGACGCCTCCTTCCACATCGGCGACACCCGCGCCAAGGTCCACGCCGAGTGGGAGAAGCTCCGCGCCACCGCCAAGAAGCAGCCCGTCGGCGGCCTCGTCGGCCCGGCCGAGCTGATCAACTACTTCCAGGGCGCCGCGTACTACGACCGCTCGTGGGTCCCGGTCGCCGAGACCTGGAAGAAGTACCGCGCCGGTGACGAGAAGGCCCTCGTCCAGGCGGCCGGTCCCGACCTGACCGACCGCGCGGGCAACATCTCCTCCGAGAACGGCAACGCCGTCTACACCGCCGTCGAGTGCGCCGACGCCAAGTGGCCCACCAGCTGGCGCCAGTGGGACCGGGACAACACCCGCGTCCACCGCCAGGCGCCGTTCATGACCTGGGCCAACGCCTGGATGAACCTGCCCTGCGCCACGTGGAAGGGCCCGCAGTACAACCCCGTCGAGGTGACCACGCACAAGGGCCTGCCGCAGACCCTCATCGTGCAGTCCGAGCGTGACGCCGCCACCCCGTACGCGGGCGCGGTGGAGCTGCACGAGCGCTTCCGCGGCTCCCAGCTGATCACCGAGAAGGACGCCGGCTCGCACGGCGTCACGGGCCTGGTCAACCCCTGCGTCAACCAGCGCGTCGACGCCTACCTCCTGACCGGCAAGCTCCAGGGCGGCTCGGACGTGACGTGCGCCCCGCACGCCACCCCCGAGGCGCCGAAGGCCGGCACCAAGTAA
- a CDS encoding helix-turn-helix domain-containing protein: MRYGPAVRRRKLGAELRRQRELSGMTSREAACAVGWHQSKVSRIETGISGVKPADVARLLDVYSVFDPDLRALLGALCGADPAGSGSGGGSRRGWWYAYRDLLPSAYLDFISLESEASHARTLETTVVPGLLQTPEYARAVTRAALGDPPAEQVEALVRVRMARQSVLAKERPLELCAMLDEAALRHEVGGPEVMAGQLEHLLERAALPHVRLHVLPFSSGDHIGITGPFVIFSFPRIADLDVVVLDHLTSSLYLERQEDLRAYGSAFTTLRAHALSHENSLDFIAGIKDGS; encoded by the coding sequence ATGCGGTACGGACCCGCGGTGCGCCGGCGCAAACTGGGCGCGGAGCTGCGCCGCCAGCGCGAGTTGTCGGGGATGACCAGCCGGGAGGCCGCCTGTGCGGTCGGCTGGCACCAGTCGAAGGTGAGCCGGATCGAGACCGGCATCAGCGGGGTCAAGCCCGCCGACGTGGCCCGGCTGCTGGACGTCTACAGCGTCTTCGACCCGGATCTGCGCGCGCTGCTGGGCGCCCTGTGCGGGGCGGACCCGGCGGGCTCGGGGAGCGGGGGCGGCTCGCGCCGCGGCTGGTGGTACGCCTATCGCGACCTGCTGCCGTCGGCGTATCTGGACTTCATCAGTCTGGAGTCCGAGGCGTCCCACGCGCGCACGCTGGAGACCACGGTGGTGCCGGGCCTTTTGCAGACGCCGGAGTACGCCCGCGCGGTGACCCGGGCCGCGCTGGGCGACCCGCCGGCCGAACAGGTGGAGGCGCTGGTCCGGGTACGGATGGCGCGGCAGTCGGTGCTCGCCAAGGAGCGGCCGCTGGAGCTGTGCGCGATGCTCGACGAGGCGGCGCTGCGGCACGAGGTGGGCGGCCCGGAGGTGATGGCGGGGCAGCTGGAGCACCTGCTGGAGCGGGCCGCGCTGCCGCATGTGCGGCTGCACGTGCTGCCGTTCAGCAGCGGCGACCACATCGGTATCACCGGACCTTTCGTTATTTTTTCGTTTCCGCGCATTGCCGATCTGGATGTGGTTGTTCTCGACCATTTGACGAGTAGCCTCTATCTGGAGCGACAAGAGGACCTCCGGGCGTACGGCTCGGCGTTCACCACGCTCCGGGCACACGCCCTCTCCCACGAGAACTCACTCGATTTCATCGCCGGGATCAAGGACGGCTCGTAA
- a CDS encoding ATP-dependent Clp protease proteolytic subunit, whose translation MHRSTARHVLPEFTERTDGGIRTLDPYAKLFSERIVLLGTAVDDAAANDVTAQLMYLEHAAPDRDVSLYVNSPGGSFSAMCAIYDSMRYIRCDVEVVCLGQAASAAAVLLAAGTPGKRMVLPHARVLIHQPALAEPVRGTPSDLTVQADELLRAHEKLVGMLALHTGRDPERIRADLERDTFLDAPAAVAYGLADRVVVSRDASLAPHGTR comes from the coding sequence ATGCACCGGTCCACAGCCCGCCACGTCCTGCCGGAGTTCACCGAGCGCACCGACGGCGGGATTCGAACCCTCGATCCGTACGCGAAGCTCTTCTCCGAGCGCATCGTCCTCCTCGGGACGGCCGTCGACGACGCGGCCGCGAACGACGTGACGGCACAGCTCATGTACCTGGAACACGCGGCGCCCGACCGGGACGTCTCGCTCTACGTCAATTCCCCCGGCGGCTCCTTCTCCGCCATGTGCGCCATCTACGACTCGATGCGCTACATCCGCTGCGACGTGGAGGTGGTGTGCCTGGGCCAGGCCGCCTCGGCCGCCGCCGTGCTGCTGGCGGCCGGCACCCCGGGCAAGCGGATGGTCCTGCCGCACGCCCGCGTCCTCATCCACCAGCCCGCGCTCGCCGAACCGGTGCGGGGCACGCCCTCCGACCTGACGGTCCAGGCGGACGAGCTGCTGCGCGCCCACGAGAAGCTGGTGGGGATGCTGGCCCTGCACACCGGCCGCGACCCGGAGCGGATCCGGGCCGATCTGGAGCGCGACACCTTTCTCGACGCCCCGGCAGCGGTGGCCTACGGGCTCGCCGACCGGGTGGTCGTGAGCCGGGACGCGTCCCTCGCGCCGCACGGGACGAGGTGA
- a CDS encoding type II toxin-antitoxin system Phd/YefM family antitoxin, which translates to MAYEIPVTQARAELADLINRVVYGGERVVVTRHGKPLVALVSAADLERLEESAASAGAAEEQVISTVAAVRPPGASAAGERGRFGIAAEHRDPGRH; encoded by the coding sequence ATGGCCTACGAAATTCCGGTGACGCAAGCCCGAGCCGAGCTGGCGGATCTGATCAACCGCGTCGTCTACGGCGGCGAGCGGGTGGTCGTCACCCGCCACGGCAAGCCGCTCGTCGCCCTCGTTTCCGCCGCCGACCTGGAAAGACTCGAGGAGAGCGCGGCGTCCGCGGGAGCCGCCGAGGAGCAGGTGATCAGCACCGTCGCCGCCGTCCGCCCGCCGGGGGCGTCCGCTGCGGGCGAACGCGGCCGCTTCGGCATCGCCGCCGAGCACCGGGATCCGGGACGTCACTGA
- the ureG gene encoding urease accessory protein UreG, translating to MHLDHPGAFPHRHTYSAAAPLRPDGSRRALRIGLGGPVGSGKTATVAALCRSLREELSLAVVTNDIYTREDAEFLLRHAVLPPERITAVETGACPHTAIRDDISANLEAVEDLEGAVGPLDLILVESGGDNLTATFSKGLVDAQVFVIDVAGGDDIPRKGGPGVTTADLLVVNKTDLAPHVGADLEGMARDARAQRGELPVAFTSLVATDGVAPVRDWVLARLADWTAGTAA from the coding sequence ATGCACCTCGACCACCCCGGCGCCTTCCCCCACCGCCACACCTACAGCGCCGCCGCGCCCCTGCGCCCCGACGGGTCGCGCCGCGCCCTGCGGATAGGGCTCGGCGGGCCCGTCGGGTCCGGGAAGACCGCGACCGTCGCCGCGCTGTGCCGGTCCCTGCGCGAGGAGCTCTCCCTCGCCGTCGTCACCAACGACATCTACACCCGTGAGGACGCCGAGTTCCTGCTGCGGCACGCGGTGCTGCCGCCCGAACGCATCACCGCCGTGGAGACCGGCGCGTGCCCGCACACCGCCATTCGCGACGACATCTCCGCCAACCTGGAGGCGGTGGAGGACCTGGAGGGCGCCGTCGGCCCCCTCGATCTCATCCTGGTCGAATCCGGCGGCGACAACCTGACGGCGACCTTCTCCAAGGGCCTCGTCGACGCGCAGGTGTTCGTCATCGACGTCGCCGGGGGCGACGACATCCCCCGCAAGGGCGGCCCCGGCGTCACCACCGCCGACCTGCTCGTCGTCAACAAGACCGACCTCGCCCCGCACGTCGGCGCCGACCTGGAGGGCATGGCCCGCGACGCCCGGGCCCAGCGCGGGGAGCTGCCCGTCGCCTTCACCTCGCTGGTCGCCACCGACGGCGTGGCGCCCGTACGGGACTGGGTGCTCGCCCGGCTGGCCGACTGGACCGCCGGCACAGCGGCATGA
- a CDS encoding ATP-binding protein, translated as MADHQEASVTLPSAPASVRAARCHVMDVLAGWGLPDGGEAADALRLIVSELATNAVQHTRGQSPTFRVDLRLDREERLRIGVTDRHPRHPRRLPATVQQDHGRGLVIIRCLTAEHGGRLSVVPTAEGGKTVWVSLPWSVSVR; from the coding sequence ATGGCAGACCACCAGGAAGCATCCGTCACTCTGCCGAGCGCCCCCGCCTCGGTCCGCGCCGCACGCTGTCACGTCATGGACGTGCTCGCCGGATGGGGCCTGCCGGACGGCGGCGAGGCCGCCGACGCGCTCCGGCTGATCGTCTCCGAGCTGGCCACCAACGCCGTGCAGCACACCCGGGGCCAGTCGCCCACCTTCCGGGTGGACCTGCGGCTGGACCGGGAGGAGCGGCTGCGGATCGGGGTCACGGACCGCCATCCCCGCCACCCCCGGCGGCTGCCCGCCACCGTCCAGCAGGACCACGGGCGCGGCCTGGTGATCATCCGCTGTCTGACCGCCGAGCACGGGGGCAGGCTCTCGGTCGTCCCGACCGCGGAGGGCGGGAAGACGGTGTGGGTCTCGCTGCCGTGGAGCGTGTCCGTCCGCTGA
- a CDS encoding urease subunit alpha, giving the protein MSELSRVAYADLYGPTAGDRIRLADTDLLIEVEEDRCGGPGHAGDEAVFGGGKVIRESMGQSRATRAEGAPDTVITGAVVLDHWGIVKADVGIRDGRITGVGKAGNPDTMDGVHPDLVIGPETEVIAGNGRILTAGAVDAHVHFICPQAADEALASGVTTLVGGGTGPAEGSKATTITPGAWHLARMFEALEGHPLNIGLLGKGNTVSYDSMRAQLRAGAVGFKIHEDWGATPAVIDACLTVCEESGAQLAIHTDTLNEAGFVGDTLAAVAGRTLHAYHTEGAGGGHAPDIITVVSEPNVLPSSTNPTRPHTVNTVEEHLDMLMVCHHLNPAVPEDLAFAESRIRPGTIAAEDVLHDLGAISIISSDSQAMGRIGEVVLRTWQTAHVMKKRRGPLPGDGRADNLRARRYVAKYTVNPAVAQGLDHEIGSVETGKLADLVLWEPAFFGVRPHLVVKGGQIAYAQMGDANASIPTPQPVLPRPMFGALGRAPAATSLNFVTQWALDDGLPERLGLGKRFVPIRDTRGVTKADMRNNDARPRVEVDPDTFTVTIDGDPVEPRPAVELPMAQRYFLF; this is encoded by the coding sequence ATGTCTGAGCTGAGCCGCGTGGCCTACGCCGACCTGTACGGGCCCACCGCCGGCGACCGGATCCGGCTCGCCGACACCGACCTGCTGATCGAGGTCGAGGAGGACCGCTGCGGCGGCCCCGGCCACGCCGGGGACGAGGCGGTCTTCGGTGGCGGCAAGGTCATCCGCGAGTCCATGGGCCAGTCCCGCGCCACCCGCGCCGAGGGTGCCCCGGACACGGTGATCACCGGAGCCGTCGTCCTCGACCACTGGGGGATCGTCAAGGCCGACGTCGGCATCCGCGACGGCCGGATCACCGGCGTGGGCAAGGCTGGCAACCCCGACACCATGGACGGCGTCCACCCCGACCTCGTCATCGGCCCCGAGACCGAGGTCATCGCCGGCAACGGCCGCATCCTCACTGCGGGCGCCGTCGACGCCCACGTCCACTTCATCTGCCCCCAGGCCGCCGACGAGGCGCTGGCCTCCGGCGTCACCACCCTCGTCGGCGGGGGCACCGGCCCCGCCGAGGGCAGCAAGGCCACGACCATCACCCCGGGCGCCTGGCACCTCGCCCGGATGTTCGAGGCCCTCGAAGGGCACCCCCTCAACATCGGCCTGCTCGGCAAGGGCAACACCGTCTCGTACGACTCGATGCGCGCCCAGCTGCGGGCCGGAGCCGTCGGCTTCAAGATCCACGAGGACTGGGGCGCGACGCCCGCCGTGATCGACGCCTGCCTGACCGTGTGCGAGGAGAGCGGCGCCCAGCTCGCCATCCACACCGACACCCTCAACGAGGCGGGCTTCGTCGGCGACACGCTCGCCGCCGTCGCCGGGCGCACCCTCCACGCCTACCACACCGAGGGCGCGGGCGGCGGGCACGCGCCGGACATCATCACGGTCGTCTCGGAGCCCAACGTCCTGCCCAGCTCCACCAACCCCACCCGGCCGCACACCGTCAACACCGTCGAGGAGCACCTCGACATGCTGATGGTCTGCCACCACCTCAACCCGGCCGTCCCCGAGGACCTGGCCTTCGCCGAGTCCCGCATCCGGCCCGGCACGATCGCCGCCGAGGACGTCCTGCACGACCTCGGCGCGATCTCCATCATCTCCTCCGACTCCCAGGCCATGGGCCGCATCGGGGAGGTCGTCCTGCGCACCTGGCAGACCGCGCACGTCATGAAGAAGCGGCGCGGACCGCTGCCCGGCGACGGCCGGGCCGACAACCTGCGGGCCCGCCGCTACGTCGCCAAGTACACCGTCAATCCGGCCGTCGCCCAGGGCCTCGACCACGAGATCGGCTCCGTCGAGACCGGCAAGCTCGCCGACCTGGTGCTCTGGGAGCCGGCGTTCTTCGGCGTCCGGCCCCACCTCGTCGTCAAGGGCGGCCAGATCGCCTACGCGCAGATGGGCGACGCCAACGCCTCCATCCCCACCCCGCAGCCCGTCCTGCCGCGCCCGATGTTCGGCGCGTTGGGCCGCGCGCCGGCGGCCACCTCGCTCAACTTCGTCACCCAGTGGGCGCTGGACGACGGCCTGCCCGAACGCCTGGGGCTGGGCAAGCGGTTCGTCCCCATCCGCGACACGCGCGGCGTCACCAAGGCGGACATGCGCAACAACGACGCCCGGCCGCGCGTGGAGGTGGACCCCGACACGTTCACCGTCACGATCGACGGCGACCCCGTCGAACCGCGGCCGGCGGTGGAACTGCCGATGGCCCAGCGGTACTTCCTGTTCTGA
- a CDS encoding DUF397 domain-containing protein, whose product MAAKPRYVPSGSAPPALRGARWHRSSHSTGMNNCVEAARVGRTLAVRDSKRSAGPVLLFSPAAWSAFLAGLRGPHGCARC is encoded by the coding sequence ATGGCCGCGAAGCCTCGGTACGTACCCTCTGGATCGGCGCCTCCGGCTCTGCGCGGTGCGAGGTGGCACCGCAGCAGCCACAGCACCGGAATGAACAACTGCGTGGAAGCGGCGCGGGTGGGCCGGACCCTCGCCGTGCGCGACTCGAAGCGCTCCGCCGGCCCCGTTCTGCTCTTCTCCCCCGCCGCGTGGTCCGCCTTCCTCGCGGGTCTGCGCGGACCCCACGGCTGCGCACGGTGCTGA
- a CDS encoding urease accessory protein UreD codes for MTITQVPPPTAAPPIGLRAKARIVAAPDGRGGTALPVLAGDGPLALRRLRPCGRQARVCLVGAMSAPLGGDVLGLSADVRDGAALRLQSAAATLALPGRTGEPAFYDTRLTVGDGAELRWLPEPLISVRGSDLRQTTRADLAPGARLVLREEQVLGRAGEPPGRLVTRLTVRRAGRPLLDQELRSGPGTPGWDGAAVLGGHRAVGQLLVVDAGFADRPVAARALGATASLTPLAGPAVLVGAVAPDALSLRRVLDSVLREMDAVL; via the coding sequence ATGACTATCACTCAGGTGCCGCCGCCCACGGCGGCTCCCCCCATCGGGCTGCGCGCGAAGGCGCGGATCGTCGCCGCCCCCGACGGGCGCGGCGGCACCGCCCTGCCCGTCCTCGCGGGAGACGGCCCCCTGGCGCTGCGCCGGCTGCGCCCGTGCGGGCGGCAGGCGCGCGTCTGCCTGGTGGGGGCGATGAGCGCACCGCTGGGCGGCGACGTGCTGGGCCTCTCGGCGGACGTCCGCGACGGCGCCGCCCTGCGTCTGCAGTCCGCCGCCGCGACCCTCGCCCTGCCCGGCCGCACGGGCGAACCCGCCTTCTACGACACGCGTCTGACCGTCGGTGACGGCGCCGAGCTGCGCTGGCTGCCCGAACCCCTCATCTCGGTGCGCGGCAGCGACCTGCGGCAGACCACCCGGGCCGATCTGGCCCCGGGCGCGCGCCTGGTGCTGCGCGAGGAGCAGGTGCTCGGCCGCGCGGGGGAACCCCCCGGACGTCTCGTCACCCGGCTGACCGTACGCCGCGCCGGCCGCCCGCTCCTCGACCAGGAGCTGAGGTCCGGGCCGGGGACGCCCGGGTGGGACGGCGCGGCGGTGCTGGGCGGCCACCGGGCCGTCGGGCAACTCCTCGTGGTCGACGCGGGCTTCGCGGACCGGCCGGTCGCGGCGCGCGCCCTGGGCGCGACGGCGTCCCTCACCCCGCTGGCCGGACCGGCCGTCCTGGTGGGCGCGGTGGCGCCGGACGCGCTGAGCCTGCGGAGGGTCCTGGATTCCGTGCTGCGTGAGATGGATGCTGTGCTATGA